The stretch of DNA AATCTTTTGTGCTTTCAAGCTATCAATTAAGTTCTTCGATTCAGGCTTAATTTGATCCCCTTGGGCGACGTAACCAAGAACCTGTTGGTCTTGAACCAAGAAGCTTACTGAGTTCCCAGCGGAGGCCAAACGATTAAATGTTGCTTGATCATAAGCCAACTTCTGCCGATCCAAATAGGCCGCTGAAACGATTTGATACGTTTGACCAGCAACTGTCCCACTCAAACCAACACCAGTAATCTGATGACTGTCCGTTACTTCGGCCGCAGTCAATTTTTTAGCTTTGGCAGCTTTTAGAATACCAACTGCGAGCGGATGACTGGACCCATTTTCCAAGCTAGCCATGATCTTCAAAACATCGTCGGCTTTAACTTGTGGCTCTAAGCTTTGATATTCAGCGACTTTAAAGTTCCCAGCTGTTAACGTCCCAGTTTTATCCATCAAAGCGTAATTCAACTTTTTCACTTGTTCCATAGCGTCCCGATTCCGAATCAATAAGCCGTGGCTAGCCGCAATCGCAGTACTCCGCGCAACGACCAGTGGAATCGCTAACCCTAAAGCATGTGGGCAGGCGATGACTAAGACCGTGACCGCAATGGACAATGCAAGCGCTAAGTTACCGACTAACAACCAAACAATAAAAGCGACAATGGAAACGGTCAGCGCCGCGTAGAACAATAACCCAGCGACCCGATCGGCCATATTTTCTTGTGATGACTTCGCTGCTTGGGCATCTGTCACTAACTTCATGACTTGTGCTAAATAACCCGTTTCGCCAGTCCCAGTAACACGCATTTCAAAGGTACCTTCACCGTTAACTGAACCACCAACGACTTTGGCATCCGTTTGTTTTTCAACTAACCGCGCTTCACCAGTGACCATCGCTTCATTGACACTAGTATTACCACTAACAATGACCCCATCAGCTGGGATCTTTTCCCCAGCACGAACTTGGATATGGTCATCTTTAACTAAATCCGCAATAGCAACATCCTGTGTTTCACCATTTACTAATTTGTGCGCCGTGCTTGGTAATAACTTAGCTAAGTTATCAACCGCAGAGCCCGCATTCATCACGGTGTTCATTTCAATCCAGTGCCCTAACAACATGATGTCAATCAAAGTTGCTAATTCCCAGAAGAAATCAGTCACTTGCGGCGTGGCATGCATGATGTTGTTCGCAACGACCGCGTAGATACTATAGACAAACGCAACGCCGATACCCATGGCAATCAAGGTCATCATGGCTGGCTTTTTATTCTTTAGTTCTGCTTTGGCACCGCTAAAGAATGGTTGTCCACCATAGATAAAGATCACGGTCCCAATCAGTGCCACGAGGTAATCCGACCACGGGTGAAAAATTAGTTGGAATGGCAATTGCATTCCCATCATCGGACTCATCAAGAGAATTGGCAACGTTAAAATCAAAGAAACCCAGAACTTTCGTTTCAAGTTCCCCATGTGCATCATTTGGCCGCCACCCATATCCATGTCCATATTTGACATGTCCATGTTACTCATATCTTTATCTTGATCCTTTTTTGACTGATCCATTTGACCCATCTTATTCATTTCTGATTTATTCATCGTAACAACCTCCCCAACAAATGCTCTTATGTCGTTTACATTTGTAATTTATGGTTAAAGTTTACAATCGTAAACGATAAATGTCAAGTCTTGGCCTCATAAAAATTTAAATTATTTGGCCGCTGACGGGAGTATTATGGTTAGCAATTGGCCAACGACACGGCATCACAGGATTTGACCGGTTTGTCAATTGAGCATCATTACCCAAACGATTCACGAAAACATTCCATAGAATAAGTGCCGTAAAGACCTTGTTCAAACCAAATTTTGCTCCTATACTGATTATATTGAGGATTTAAGAAAACGCTTACTTTTATAACTATTTTCTAACTGAGGTGAGTTTCATGAATAGTCTTATCTTCCAAATAATCATCTGTTTGGTATTGGTACTCCTTGGTGCTTATCAAATCAATGCTTCAACAAAGTACTTTCGGCAATTGAAACTCGCGGGTAATGCGACCACTTCAAATTTTGCCTTACTGGCTTTGTGGGACGGCTTTATCTTTGGCTTAATTTTCATATTAGGTGGCATCTCAATGATGCTAGGCCTATATGCTTAAACGCCAGTAAAACAGCCACTCACAACAAAAGCCCGTCACGCTTTCGAAATCCGCGTGACGGGCTTTTGTTATCATATCGATTATTAAAATTTAATTCGTTTCAACACCTTCACCGGTAGTATCGCCATCGGTTTCGGCTTGTAACTTAGCTTGTTCTTGTTTGTATAAAATAGCATCTTGCTTGCGGGCGAATGGCCAGTAAACGAAGAACGAACCAACAATCATCCCAGCTTGCCAAACAGCGGTTCGCCAGTCACCAACTAATAGACCAGAAATAATTGGCGGCGTGGTCCATGGCACCATGGGTCCGCGGAAGTATGGGATAATCCCAAACTTGATGGCGAGATAAGTCGCTCCCATCGAGATAGCTGGCATCAAGATAAATGGTGCTGCCAAAATTGGGTTCATGACGATCGGTGTCCCGAACAAGACTGGTTCGTTAATGTTGAAAATCCCAGTCCCAATACCTAAACGACCAATTGATTTCATTTGTTGTGACTTTGCAAAGAAGACCATGAACACAACTAAGCCAAAGGTCATCCCAGAACCCGTTACCGTCCCAAACTGGTCAAGTAATGATTGC from Lactiplantibacillus brownii encodes:
- a CDS encoding heavy metal translocating P-type ATPase — encoded protein: MSNMDMSNMDMDMGGGQMMHMGNLKRKFWVSLILTLPILLMSPMMGMQLPFQLIFHPWSDYLVALIGTVIFIYGGQPFFSGAKAELKNKKPAMMTLIAMGIGVAFVYSIYAVVANNIMHATPQVTDFFWELATLIDIMLLGHWIEMNTVMNAGSAVDNLAKLLPSTAHKLVNGETQDVAIADLVKDDHIQVRAGEKIPADGVIVSGNTSVNEAMVTGEARLVEKQTDAKVVGGSVNGEGTFEMRVTGTGETGYLAQVMKLVTDAQAAKSSQENMADRVAGLLFYAALTVSIVAFIVWLLVGNLALALSIAVTVLVIACPHALGLAIPLVVARSTAIAASHGLLIRNRDAMEQVKKLNYALMDKTGTLTAGNFKVAEYQSLEPQVKADDVLKIMASLENGSSHPLAVGILKAAKAKKLTAAEVTDSHQITGVGLSGTVAGQTYQIVSAAYLDRQKLAYDQATFNRLASAGNSVSFLVQDQQVLGYVAQGDQIKPESKNLIDSLKAQKITPVMLTGDNEQSAQVVAKQLGITEVHASLLPEDKAKLVQKYQADGSRVMMIGDGVNDAPSLARADIGVAIGSGTDVAIDSADIVLVKSNPNDVVEFLELARQTTRKMTQNLWWGAGYNVITIPLAAGILAPIGFILNPMVGAVVMSLSTVIVAINAMTLRLRK